The Hydrogenophaga crocea genome contains a region encoding:
- a CDS encoding phosphodiesterase, with protein MLLAQVSDLHVCAPGRTLGGGVDTPAMARACVQALLALRPAPQALLLSGDLVDAGGPAEYAHLQRLLQPLPWPLYPVAGNHDERGALREAFGARMGPHSALMPDFLQYAADLGPLRLLVLDTVVPQRPHGALCARRLAWLGERLREDDRPVLIALHHPPFATGIAHMDAMGLLEGAEALEDLVRRHPRVQALLCGHVHRSIQTRFGGAVASVCPSPAHQIALNLLGQGEDGFTLEPPGFQLHLWHAQRLVSHTVPIGDHGGTRPFA; from the coding sequence ATGCTCCTTGCCCAGGTGTCCGACCTGCATGTCTGCGCGCCCGGCCGCACCCTGGGCGGCGGCGTCGACACCCCGGCCATGGCCCGGGCCTGCGTGCAGGCCCTGCTCGCGCTGCGGCCCGCGCCCCAGGCGCTGCTGCTCAGTGGCGATCTGGTCGACGCCGGCGGGCCCGCCGAATACGCGCACCTGCAGCGGTTGCTGCAGCCGCTGCCCTGGCCCCTGTACCCCGTGGCGGGCAACCACGACGAGCGCGGTGCGCTGCGCGAGGCCTTCGGCGCCCGCATGGGCCCCCACAGCGCGCTCATGCCCGACTTCCTGCAGTACGCCGCCGACCTCGGCCCGCTGCGCCTGCTCGTGCTCGACACCGTGGTGCCGCAGCGGCCGCACGGCGCGCTGTGCGCGCGCCGCCTGGCCTGGCTCGGCGAACGCCTGCGCGAAGACGATCGCCCCGTGCTGATCGCGCTGCACCACCCGCCGTTCGCCACCGGCATCGCCCACATGGACGCCATGGGCCTGCTCGAAGGCGCCGAGGCGCTCGAAGACCTGGTGCGCCGCCATCCCCGGGTACAGGCCTTGCTCTGCGGCCACGTGCACCGCAGCATCCAGACCCGCTTCGGGGGCGCCGTCGCCAGCGTCTGCCCGAGCCCGGCCCACCAGATCGCGCTCAACCTGCTCGGTCAGGGGGAGGACGGGTTCACGCTGGAGCCGCCGGGCTTCCAGCTGCACCTGTGGCATGCACAGCGGCTGGTGAGCCACACCGTGCCCATCGGTGACCACGGCGGCACCCGACCGTTTGCCTGA
- a CDS encoding PAS domain-containing protein, translated as MREPGSSASPLPYEALFMASSIASAISSAHDGRLIEVNPAWEALFGTPRAQALGRTTLELGLWESSEVRAAFLRQMPGPLPPARLRNSAGEPLMVRMHVSTLASAGGPLLLVQITHAEREVQAETARERSEQALSALNRELQQRVELHTVIERTARVGHWTNAENAQEVVWSDGLYEIAGFTRDPGGRFTRAMGRSGIHPDDLPAWLALRERLDGSEIVFRWLRPDGQLRWFRTTMGQTTVKGNPQTDYGVVQDITSEREAAERRERLTRMLAAVTQAQAVFIEGQDRRHAFQGLLDAFLAVTGSEYGFVGEVLYDADDRPYLRTNAVTDISWDEASRQHYEAHRETGMEFRNLGTLFGHALRTGEPVIANDPANDPRRGGMPGGHRAMRAFLGVPLAVGERLVAMVGLANQPGGYTADDVGFLQPLLGALRQLVMAWREHEASQRTREQLEATSALLVDKSAALQDTLDSISQGLVKIGVDGRVRVYNRRFLELLDLPEAVVADHPLHDDVIRFQTARGDFGPGMGWVDPQAREYLELRSGADMPEHFWRRTRQGLTLEIRTLKLPDGGLVRTYTDVTSYIATQDALRAERQRLAWVLEATRPGIWETNLRERSMVVNERWAEMLGHTLAELQPVNYDTWYSRVHPEDRERAIALRNRHAAGELPFYECDIRMRHKDGHWVWINTRGRVHRRDEQGAALYMSGTHLDVSERVAAQEQIRALNAGLEQRVRERTAELERSMRDMEAISYSIAHDLRAPLRSVNGFAQVIEEEELQRLSASGREMFARISRSARNMGQMITDMLELLRVVQVDLEPRPVDMAALAHAVAEALGPQAPAARIEVCELPLAMGDATLLRQVLSNLVDNALKYSRQRADPRVQVGHDAVQGAYFVRDNGIGFDMARANKLFGLFQRLQAHSDVPGMGVGLAIVQRIVERHGGRVWAEAAPGQGATFWFRLPLA; from the coding sequence ATGCGCGAGCCCGGCTCCTCTGCGTCGCCCTTGCCCTACGAGGCCTTGTTCATGGCCTCGTCGATCGCCAGCGCGATCTCGTCCGCGCACGACGGCCGCCTGATCGAGGTCAACCCCGCCTGGGAAGCGCTGTTCGGCACGCCGCGGGCCCAGGCCCTGGGCCGCACCACGCTTGAGCTCGGCCTGTGGGAGAGCAGCGAGGTGCGCGCGGCCTTCCTGCGCCAGATGCCCGGGCCGCTGCCGCCCGCGCGCCTGCGCAACTCGGCCGGCGAGCCCCTGATGGTGCGCATGCACGTGTCCACGCTCGCTTCCGCGGGCGGGCCGTTGCTGCTGGTGCAGATCACCCACGCCGAGCGCGAAGTGCAGGCCGAGACCGCGCGCGAGCGCAGCGAACAGGCCCTGTCGGCGCTCAACCGCGAGCTGCAGCAGCGCGTCGAGCTCCACACCGTCATCGAGCGCACGGCGCGCGTCGGCCACTGGACCAACGCCGAAAACGCGCAAGAGGTGGTCTGGTCGGACGGTCTTTACGAGATCGCGGGCTTCACCCGCGACCCGGGCGGGCGCTTCACGCGCGCCATGGGGCGCAGCGGCATCCACCCCGACGACCTGCCCGCCTGGCTGGCGCTGCGCGAGCGGCTCGACGGCAGCGAGATCGTTTTCCGCTGGCTGCGGCCCGACGGCCAGCTGCGCTGGTTCCGCACCACCATGGGTCAGACCACGGTCAAGGGCAACCCGCAGACCGACTACGGTGTGGTGCAGGACATCACGTCCGAGCGCGAGGCCGCCGAGCGCCGCGAGCGGCTCACGCGCATGCTGGCCGCGGTCACGCAGGCGCAGGCGGTGTTCATCGAAGGCCAGGACCGGCGCCACGCCTTCCAGGGCCTGCTCGACGCCTTTCTCGCGGTCACGGGCAGCGAGTACGGCTTCGTCGGCGAGGTGCTGTACGACGCCGACGACCGGCCCTACCTGCGCACCAACGCGGTCACCGACATTTCCTGGGACGAGGCCTCGCGCCAGCACTACGAGGCGCACCGCGAGACCGGCATGGAGTTCCGCAACCTCGGCACCCTGTTCGGTCACGCGCTGCGCACCGGCGAGCCGGTGATCGCGAACGACCCCGCGAACGACCCGCGCCGCGGCGGCATGCCCGGGGGCCATCGCGCGATGCGGGCCTTCCTGGGGGTGCCGCTGGCGGTGGGCGAGCGGCTCGTGGCCATGGTGGGCCTGGCCAACCAGCCGGGCGGCTACACCGCGGACGACGTGGGGTTTTTGCAGCCGCTGCTGGGCGCGCTGCGCCAGCTCGTGATGGCCTGGCGCGAGCACGAGGCCAGCCAGCGCACGCGCGAGCAGCTCGAAGCCACCAGCGCCTTGCTCGTGGACAAGAGTGCGGCCCTGCAGGACACGCTCGACAGCATCAGCCAGGGCCTGGTGAAGATCGGCGTGGACGGCCGGGTGCGGGTCTACAACCGCCGTTTCCTCGAACTGCTCGACCTGCCCGAAGCGGTGGTGGCCGACCACCCCTTGCACGACGACGTGATCCGCTTCCAGACCGCGCGCGGCGACTTCGGTCCCGGCATGGGCTGGGTCGACCCGCAGGCGCGCGAGTACCTCGAGCTCAGAAGCGGGGCGGACATGCCCGAGCATTTCTGGCGCCGCACGCGCCAGGGCCTCACGCTGGAGATCCGCACGCTCAAGCTGCCCGACGGCGGCCTCGTGCGCACCTACACCGACGTGACCTCGTACATCGCCACGCAGGACGCGCTGCGCGCGGAGCGCCAGCGTCTGGCCTGGGTGCTCGAAGCCACGCGCCCCGGCATCTGGGAGACCAACCTGCGCGAGCGCAGCATGGTGGTCAACGAGCGCTGGGCCGAGATGCTGGGCCACACGCTCGCCGAGCTGCAGCCCGTGAACTACGACACCTGGTACTCGCGCGTGCACCCCGAAGACCGCGAGCGCGCGATCGCCCTGCGCAACCGCCATGCGGCCGGCGAGCTGCCGTTCTACGAATGCGACATCCGCATGCGCCACAAGGACGGCCACTGGGTGTGGATCAACACGCGCGGGCGCGTGCACCGGCGCGACGAGCAGGGCGCGGCGCTGTACATGTCGGGCACGCACCTCGATGTGAGCGAGCGCGTGGCCGCGCAGGAGCAGATCCGCGCGCTCAACGCCGGCCTGGAGCAGCGCGTGCGCGAGCGCACGGCCGAGCTCGAGCGCTCGATGCGCGACATGGAGGCCATCTCGTACTCCATCGCGCACGACCTGCGCGCGCCGCTGCGCTCGGTCAACGGCTTTGCGCAGGTGATCGAAGAAGAAGAGCTGCAACGCCTGAGCGCCAGCGGCCGCGAGATGTTCGCGCGCATTTCGCGCTCGGCGCGCAACATGGGCCAGATGATCACCGACATGCTCGAGCTGCTGCGGGTGGTGCAGGTCGACCTGGAGCCGCGGCCGGTGGACATGGCCGCGCTTGCGCACGCGGTGGCCGAGGCCCTCGGGCCGCAGGCGCCGGCCGCACGCATCGAGGTGTGCGAGCTGCCGCTGGCGATGGGCGACGCCACGCTGCTGCGCCAGGTGCTGAGCAACCTGGTGGACAACGCGCTCAAGTACTCGCGCCAGCGGGCCGATCCGCGCGTGCAGGTGGGGCACGACGCGGTGCAGGGCGCCTATTTCGTGCGCGACAACGGCATCGGCTTCGACATGGCGCGCGCGAACAAGCTGTTCGGTCTGTTCCAGCGGCTGCAGGCCCACAGCGACGTGCCCGGCATGGGCGTGGGGCTGGCGATCGTGCAGCGCATCGTCGAGCGGCACGGCGGGCGGGTCTGGGCCGAGGCCGCGCCGGGGCAGGGCGCCACGTTCTGGTTCCGGTTGCCGCTGGCTTGA
- a CDS encoding inositol monophosphatase family protein, translating into MSSSSHPMLNVAVKAARAAGALINRAALDVETVRVSVKQTNDFVTEVDHAAEAAIIETLKTAYPDHGIWAEESGRTPGKGRDKNHVWIIDPLDGTTNFIHGFPVYCVSIALMVDGRIEQAVVYDPTRNDLFCATRGRGAYLNERRIRVAKRTTLRDCLISTGFPFRPGDAFQTYMQMLGEVMPKVAGVRRPGSAALDLAYVAAGFSDGFFEMGLSPWDVAAGSLLVTEAGGLIGNFTGEPDFLEQKECLAANPKIYGQLVGLTGKYSKFASAGDKAAVRQARAAARKTGLASKPSPAVEGASADEGPDVAPKDESAPF; encoded by the coding sequence ATGTCGTCCAGCTCACACCCCATGCTCAACGTGGCCGTCAAGGCCGCCCGCGCCGCCGGCGCCCTCATCAACCGCGCCGCACTCGACGTCGAGACCGTGCGGGTGTCGGTCAAGCAGACCAACGACTTCGTGACCGAGGTCGATCACGCGGCCGAAGCCGCGATCATCGAAACCCTCAAGACCGCCTACCCCGACCACGGCATCTGGGCCGAAGAGTCGGGCCGCACGCCCGGCAAGGGCCGTGACAAGAACCACGTGTGGATCATCGATCCGCTGGACGGCACCACCAACTTCATCCACGGCTTCCCCGTCTACTGCGTGAGCATCGCGCTCATGGTCGACGGCCGCATCGAGCAGGCCGTGGTCTACGACCCCACGCGCAACGACCTGTTCTGCGCCACGCGCGGGCGCGGCGCCTACCTCAACGAGCGCCGCATCCGCGTGGCCAAGCGCACCACGCTGCGCGACTGCCTGATTTCCACGGGCTTTCCCTTCCGCCCGGGCGACGCCTTCCAGACCTACATGCAGATGCTCGGCGAGGTGATGCCCAAGGTGGCCGGCGTGCGCCGCCCGGGCTCGGCCGCGCTCGACCTGGCCTACGTGGCCGCGGGTTTCAGCGACGGCTTCTTCGAGATGGGCCTGTCGCCCTGGGACGTGGCCGCGGGTTCGCTGCTGGTCACCGAGGCCGGCGGCCTGATCGGCAATTTCACGGGCGAGCCCGATTTCCTCGAACAGAAGGAATGCCTGGCCGCCAACCCCAAGATCTACGGCCAGCTCGTGGGCCTCACGGGCAAATACAGCAAGTTCGCGAGCGCGGGCGACAAGGCCGCGGTGCGCCAGGCGCGCGCGGCGGCGCGCAAGACGGGGCTTGCTTCCAAGCCTTCGCCGGCTGTGGAAGGGGCCTCTGCTGACGAGGGGCCCGACGTGGCGCCCAAGGACGAAAGCGCGCCGTTCTGA
- a CDS encoding RNA methyltransferase: protein MKTRFVLIETSHAGNVGGAARALKVMGFDELVLVRPRWPNVLRKEETIQRASGANDVLANARIVDTLDEALDGMTHLCATAMTPRDFGPPTRAPREHFTQLLAAPERPAGVAFLFGSERFGMANDDVYRCHVALSIPTAPGYGSLNLAAAVQLVAYDWRQALGGFAVASPVAERPVADAAAVAGMLEHLQRALVAVDFLDPAAPKKLMPRLQQLFNRAQPSEEEVHILRGVARAMLQTAERAKR, encoded by the coding sequence ATGAAAACCCGATTCGTCCTGATCGAAACCAGCCACGCCGGCAATGTGGGCGGCGCCGCGCGCGCGCTCAAGGTCATGGGTTTCGACGAACTCGTGCTGGTGCGCCCGCGCTGGCCCAACGTGCTGCGCAAGGAAGAAACCATCCAGCGCGCGAGCGGCGCCAACGACGTGCTGGCGAACGCCCGCATCGTGGACACGCTCGACGAGGCCCTGGACGGCATGACCCACCTGTGCGCCACCGCCATGACCCCGCGCGACTTCGGCCCGCCCACACGCGCCCCGCGCGAGCATTTCACGCAACTGCTGGCGGCGCCCGAGCGGCCGGCGGGCGTGGCCTTTCTGTTCGGCAGCGAGCGCTTCGGCATGGCCAACGACGACGTCTACCGCTGCCACGTGGCGCTGTCCATTCCCACGGCGCCCGGCTACGGCTCGCTCAACCTCGCGGCCGCGGTGCAGCTCGTGGCCTACGACTGGCGCCAGGCCCTGGGCGGCTTTGCCGTGGCCTCGCCCGTGGCCGAACGCCCGGTGGCCGACGCCGCCGCGGTGGCGGGCATGCTCGAGCACCTGCAGCGGGCGCTGGTGGCGGTGGACTTCCTCGACCCGGCCGCGCCGAAGAAGCTCATGCCGCGCCTACAGCAGTTGTTCAACCGCGCGCAACCGAGCGAGGAAGAAGTCCACATCCTGCGCGGTGTCGCCCGGGCCATGCTGCAGACGGCCGAGCGCGCGAAACGCTAG
- the cysE gene encoding serine O-acetyltransferase, translating into MFKRLRSDIQCILERDPAARSAFEVLTCYPGLHAVVLHRLAHGCWTRGFKWLGRFVSHIGRFLTGIEIHPGAVIGERVFFDHAMGTVVGETAVIGDGCTIYQGVTLGGTSLYKGTKRHPTLGRDVVVSAGAKVLGGFEVGDGAKIGSNAVVIKPVPAGATAVGIPARIIPSKSGESADVTEGPRKFSAYGVTQEDDPLSQAMRGLIDSTASQEHQIALLWQAIEKLAEARQGDCVPAEAQRRECFEADKLNQLVGK; encoded by the coding sequence ATGTTCAAGCGCCTCCGTTCCGACATCCAGTGCATCCTCGAGCGCGACCCCGCCGCGCGCAGTGCGTTCGAGGTGCTCACGTGTTACCCGGGTCTGCACGCGGTGGTGCTGCACCGCCTGGCGCACGGCTGCTGGACGCGCGGCTTCAAGTGGCTGGGCCGTTTCGTCTCGCACATCGGCCGCTTCCTCACCGGCATCGAGATCCACCCCGGCGCGGTCATCGGCGAGCGCGTGTTCTTCGACCACGCCATGGGCACGGTGGTGGGCGAGACCGCGGTGATCGGCGATGGCTGCACCATCTACCAGGGCGTGACGCTGGGCGGCACCTCGCTCTACAAGGGCACCAAGCGCCACCCCACGCTGGGGCGCGACGTGGTGGTGAGCGCGGGCGCCAAGGTGCTCGGCGGCTTCGAGGTGGGCGACGGCGCCAAGATCGGCAGCAATGCCGTGGTGATCAAGCCCGTGCCCGCGGGCGCCACGGCCGTGGGCATTCCGGCGCGCATCATCCCGAGCAAGTCGGGCGAAAGCGCCGACGTGACCGAGGGGCCGCGCAAGTTCTCGGCCTACGGCGTCACGCAGGAAGACGATCCGCTGTCGCAGGCCATGCGCGGCCTGATCGACAGCACGGCGAGTCAGGAGCACCAGATCGCGCTGCTGTGGCAGGCGATCGAAAAACTCGCCGAGGCGCGCCAGGGCGACTGCGTGCCCGCCGAGGCGCAGCGCCGTGAGTGCTTCGAGGCCGACAAGCTCAACCAGCTCGTCGGCAAGTGA
- a CDS encoding FKBP-type peptidyl-prolyl cis-trans isomerase: MKIEKDTVVTVSARILDGKGKLLDDGKTARAYLHGGYGNTLQGIEVALENQEKGFSTTLTLQPSLAFGERDESLVTSIPKSQFPPGVKVGGQLEGHDDQGRRQLFTVVKIKGDKVLLDGNHPLAGEDLNITLKVLDVRAATAEEIQHGHAHGAHGHHH; encoded by the coding sequence ATGAAGATCGAAAAAGACACCGTCGTCACCGTGAGCGCGCGCATCCTCGACGGCAAGGGCAAGCTGCTCGACGATGGCAAGACCGCGCGCGCCTACCTGCACGGCGGCTACGGCAACACGCTCCAGGGCATCGAGGTGGCGCTGGAAAACCAGGAAAAGGGCTTCAGCACCACCCTCACGCTGCAGCCCTCGCTGGCCTTCGGCGAACGCGACGAGTCGCTGGTCACCAGCATCCCCAAATCGCAGTTTCCGCCCGGTGTGAAGGTGGGTGGCCAGCTCGAAGGCCACGACGACCAGGGCCGCCGCCAGCTCTTCACCGTGGTGAAGATCAAGGGCGACAAGGTGCTGCTCGATGGCAATCACCCGCTCGCGGGCGAAGACCTGAACATCACGCTCAAGGTGCTCGACGTGCGCGCGGCCACGGCCGAAGAGATCCAGCACGGCCACGCGCACGGCGCGCACGGCCACCACCACTGA
- the mog gene encoding molybdopterin adenylyltransferase has translation MTTATSHPHDPVRIGIVSISDRASSGVYEDKGLPALQDWLTRALKNPITFEPRLIPDEQDRISATLIELVDAGCALVLTTGGTGPARRDVTPEATLAVAHKEMPGFGEQMRQISLAFVPTAILSRQVAVIRDNSLIINLPGQPKAIAETLEGAKNADGSVKVNGIFAAVPYCIDLIGGPYLETNDEVIKGWRPKNAVRPAR, from the coding sequence ATGACCACAGCCACCTCCCACCCCCACGACCCGGTGCGCATCGGCATCGTGTCCATCAGCGACCGCGCCAGCAGCGGCGTGTACGAAGACAAGGGCCTGCCCGCGCTGCAGGACTGGCTCACGCGCGCGCTCAAGAACCCCATCACCTTCGAGCCGCGGCTGATTCCCGACGAGCAGGACCGCATCAGCGCCACGCTGATCGAGCTCGTGGACGCGGGCTGCGCCCTGGTGCTCACCACCGGCGGCACCGGCCCCGCCCGACGCGATGTGACGCCCGAGGCCACCCTGGCCGTGGCGCACAAGGAAATGCCCGGCTTCGGCGAGCAGATGCGCCAGATCAGCCTGGCCTTCGTGCCCACGGCCATCCTGTCGCGCCAGGTCGCGGTGATCCGCGACAACAGCCTCATCATCAACCTCCCCGGCCAGCCCAAGGCCATCGCCGAAACGCTCGAAGGCGCGAAGAACGCCGACGGCTCGGTGAAGGTCAACGGCATCTTCGCGGCCGTGCCTTATTGCATCGACCTCATCGGCGGCCCCTACCTCGAAACCAACGACGAGGTCATCAAGGGCTGGCGCCCCAAGAACGCGGTGCGCCCCGCGCGCTGA
- the yjgA gene encoding ribosome biogenesis factor YjgA: protein MARKPTRGYFVRGQFVAEGSELDQELKREAKGTDGLSRTDLKKLSDKLQDLGEQLLTLRGDLLARLELSDALLDALDELRRITNFEGRRRQSQYVGKLMRKLPEESIAAIEAAIEEQRKPSAAATLQLHLAEQWRDRLIADDGALTEWLALDTGADVQHLRTLIRQARKDAQASPDKPGEAQRHGRAYRDIFQLVKAALARDSGDSEPTADPS from the coding sequence ATGGCGCGCAAACCCACCCGAGGCTATTTCGTTCGCGGCCAGTTCGTGGCCGAGGGCAGCGAGCTCGACCAGGAGCTCAAGCGCGAAGCCAAGGGCACCGACGGCCTGAGCCGCACCGACCTCAAGAAGCTCAGCGACAAGCTGCAGGACCTGGGCGAACAGCTGCTCACGCTGCGCGGCGACCTGCTCGCGCGGCTCGAACTGAGCGATGCCCTGCTCGACGCGCTCGACGAACTGCGCCGCATCACCAACTTCGAGGGCCGCCGCCGCCAGAGCCAGTACGTGGGCAAGCTCATGCGCAAGCTGCCCGAGGAAAGCATCGCCGCGATCGAGGCCGCGATCGAGGAGCAGCGCAAGCCCTCGGCCGCCGCCACGCTGCAGCTGCACCTGGCCGAACAGTGGCGCGACCGCCTGATCGCCGACGACGGCGCGCTCACCGAGTGGCTGGCGCTCGACACCGGGGCCGACGTGCAGCACCTGCGCACGCTGATCCGCCAGGCCCGCAAGGACGCGCAGGCCAGCCCCGACAAGCCCGGCGAGGCGCAGCGCCACGGCCGCGCCTACCGCGACATCTTCCAACTCGTGAAGGCCGCGCTGGCCCGCGACAGCGGCGACAGCGAACCCACCGCCGACCCGTCATGA
- the pmbA gene encoding metalloprotease PmbA, producing the protein MSKTASNTPLPGFHHSRHQFEELVDLALSHAKRLGASDAAAEASEGSGLSVSVRKGELENVERNRDKSLGVTVYLGQRRGNASTSDFSPAAVRQTVQAAYDIARFTAEDPVAGLPDPQDVANEYPDLDLFHPWDLSAERAAEIALACEAAAFATSKKISNSEGAGVSAQQSHFFVAHMRGGERGKPGIFSGGYASSRHSLSVAPIAGKGDAMQRDYWYSSMRAERDLASPEAVGRYAAERALSRLGSRKIKTTECPVLFESPLAAGLLGAYVQATSGGALYRKTSFLADSLGKAAMADHLDIVEQPHLRGGKGSAPFDDEGVRTAERAVVQGGVVQGYFLSTYSARKLGMRTTGNAGGSHNLTLTSRRTRAGDDLDAMLKKLGRGLFVTELMGQGVNPVTGDYSRGAAGYWVENGVIAYPVQEITIAGNMKDMLMGIEAVGADAYNYGAKTVGSVLVNRMKVAGS; encoded by the coding sequence ATGTCCAAGACCGCCTCGAACACCCCGCTCCCCGGTTTCCACCACAGCCGCCACCAGTTCGAGGAACTGGTCGACCTCGCGCTCTCGCACGCGAAGCGCCTGGGCGCCTCCGACGCCGCCGCCGAAGCCTCCGAAGGCTCGGGCCTGAGTGTGTCGGTGCGCAAAGGCGAGCTCGAGAACGTCGAGCGCAACCGCGACAAATCGCTCGGCGTCACCGTGTACCTGGGCCAGCGCCGCGGCAACGCGAGCACGTCCGACTTCTCGCCCGCCGCGGTTCGCCAGACGGTGCAGGCCGCCTACGACATTGCGCGCTTCACCGCCGAAGACCCGGTGGCCGGCCTGCCCGACCCGCAGGACGTGGCCAACGAGTACCCCGACCTCGACCTCTTCCACCCCTGGGATCTGAGCGCCGAGCGCGCGGCCGAGATCGCGCTGGCCTGCGAGGCCGCGGCCTTCGCCACCAGCAAGAAGATCAGCAACAGCGAAGGCGCGGGGGTGTCGGCCCAGCAATCGCACTTCTTTGTGGCCCACATGCGCGGCGGCGAACGCGGCAAGCCCGGCATCTTCAGCGGCGGCTACGCGAGCTCGCGCCACAGCCTGTCGGTGGCGCCGATCGCGGGCAAGGGCGACGCCATGCAGCGCGACTACTGGTACAGCTCCATGCGGGCCGAGCGCGATCTCGCCTCGCCCGAGGCCGTGGGCCGTTACGCGGCCGAGCGCGCGCTCTCGCGCCTGGGCTCGCGCAAGATCAAGACCACCGAATGCCCGGTGCTGTTCGAGTCGCCGCTGGCCGCGGGCCTGCTCGGCGCCTACGTGCAGGCCACCAGCGGGGGCGCCCTCTACCGCAAGACCAGCTTCCTCGCCGACAGCCTGGGCAAGGCCGCCATGGCCGACCACCTCGACATCGTCGAGCAGCCGCACCTGCGCGGCGGCAAGGGCAGCGCGCCCTTCGACGACGAAGGCGTGCGCACGGCCGAGCGCGCCGTGGTGCAGGGCGGCGTGGTGCAGGGCTATTTCCTGTCGACCTACTCGGCGCGCAAGCTTGGCATGCGCACCACGGGCAACGCGGGCGGCTCGCACAACCTCACGCTCACCAGCCGGCGCACGCGCGCGGGCGACGACCTCGACGCCATGCTGAAAAAACTCGGCCGCGGCCTGTTCGTCACCGAGCTCATGGGCCAGGGGGTCAACCCGGTCACGGGCGACTACTCGCGCGGCGCCGCGGGCTACTGGGTCGAGAACGGCGTGATCGCCTACCCGGTGCAGGAGATCACCATCGCCGGCAACATGAAAGACATGCTCATGGGCATCGAGGCCGTGGGCGCGGACGCGTACAACTACGGCGCGAAGACGGTCGGCTCGGTGCTGGTCAACCGCATGAAGGTCGCCGGGAGCTGA
- a CDS encoding DMT family transporter — protein sequence MLRPEALALLAAACWAVAALFSAPAAQRLGAFAFSRWRMLFAALLLWGIALASGGWHSLNAPALGLLAVSGVIGIFIGDTALFACMNRLGPRRSGVLFATHALFSAVLAWLFLGETLWGWALVGASLLVGGVMLAILRGRREDESHAWEQTRGTLAVGVALGLLAALCQSVATLMLKPLMASGIDAIAGSAMRMSTAFAAHALLWASGWRMARAREPLRWREAAQVFGSAVIAMAVGMTLILQAMKLGQAGVVAILSSVTPIVVLPLLWLVYRRRPAWGAWAGAVLAVAGTALILGR from the coding sequence GTGTTGCGGCCCGAGGCCCTGGCGCTGCTGGCCGCCGCCTGCTGGGCCGTGGCGGCCCTGTTTTCGGCGCCCGCGGCGCAGCGCCTCGGGGCCTTCGCCTTCAGCCGCTGGCGCATGCTGTTCGCAGCGCTGCTGCTCTGGGGCATCGCGCTCGCCAGCGGCGGCTGGCACAGCCTCAACGCCCCGGCCCTGGGCCTGCTCGCGGTCTCGGGCGTGATCGGCATCTTCATCGGCGACACCGCGCTGTTCGCCTGCATGAACCGCTTGGGGCCGCGCCGCTCGGGCGTGCTGTTCGCCACCCACGCGCTGTTCTCGGCCGTGCTGGCGTGGCTGTTCCTCGGTGAAACGCTCTGGGGCTGGGCGCTCGTGGGCGCGAGCCTGCTGGTGGGCGGCGTGATGCTGGCCATCCTGCGCGGCCGCCGCGAAGACGAATCGCACGCCTGGGAGCAGACGCGCGGCACGCTCGCGGTGGGGGTGGCGCTGGGCCTGCTGGCGGCGCTGTGCCAGTCGGTGGCCACGCTCATGCTCAAGCCGCTCATGGCCTCGGGCATCGACGCCATCGCCGGCTCGGCTATGCGCATGAGCACGGCCTTCGCGGCGCACGCGCTGCTGTGGGCCAGCGGCTGGCGCATGGCCCGCGCGCGCGAGCCGCTGCGCTGGCGCGAAGCGGCCCAGGTGTTCGGCAGCGCGGTGATCGCCATGGCCGTGGGCATGACGCTGATCCTGCAGGCCATGAAGCTCGGGCAGGCCGGCGTGGTGGCCATCCTGTCGTCGGTGACGCCGATCGTGGTGCTGCCGCTGCTGTGGCTGGTGTACCGGCGCCGCCCGGCCTGGGGCGCCTGGGCCGGCGCGGTGCTCGCGGTGGCGGGCACGGCGCTGATCCTGGGCCGCTGA